From a single Desulfatirhabdium butyrativorans DSM 18734 genomic region:
- a CDS encoding exodeoxyribonuclease III, whose product MKLVSWNVNGLAAILKKDFIGSVHRIDADVLAIQETKLQPDKLNDMMEHIEGYRSFWSFSTRKKGYSGVGLYTRIEPSEVGYGIGIPEYDEEGRILWMDLEDFVFFNVYFPNGQTGEERLRYKLRFYEDFFAYTDALRQRGRNVVIAGDFNTAHNEIDLKNPKANENYSGFLRIERDWMDRIVDAGYVDTFRTLYPETVKYSWWTYRFGARERNVGWRIDYFFVNRTILEKGWIKDAFIDNDIMGSDHCPVGLIIDS is encoded by the coding sequence ATGAAATTGGTGTCCTGGAACGTCAACGGCCTGGCTGCCATTCTGAAAAAAGATTTCATCGGTTCGGTTCATAGAATCGATGCCGATGTCCTGGCCATTCAGGAGACCAAACTCCAGCCCGATAAGCTCAACGATATGATGGAACATATCGAAGGATACCGCTCATTCTGGTCTTTTTCGACCCGAAAGAAAGGATACAGCGGTGTCGGGCTTTATACCCGGATCGAGCCGAGCGAAGTGGGATACGGGATCGGGATCCCGGAATACGATGAAGAAGGCCGCATTCTCTGGATGGATTTGGAAGACTTCGTGTTTTTCAATGTCTACTTTCCCAATGGGCAGACCGGTGAAGAGCGGTTGCGCTACAAGTTGCGCTTTTACGAGGATTTTTTTGCCTATACCGATGCGCTTCGCCAGCGCGGCAGAAACGTGGTCATTGCCGGCGATTTCAATACGGCGCACAACGAGATCGATCTGAAAAATCCCAAGGCCAACGAAAACTATTCCGGTTTTCTTCGCATCGAGCGGGATTGGATGGATCGGATCGTTGATGCGGGATATGTCGACACGTTTCGAACGTTGTATCCCGAAACCGTCAAGTATTCCTGGTGGACGTATCGATTCGGTGCCAGAGAGCGCAATGTCGGATGGCGTATCGATTATTTCTTTGTCAACCGAACCATCCTGGAAAAAGGTTGGATCAAGGATGCATTTATCGACAACGATATTATGGGTTCGGATCATTGTCCTGTGGGTTTGATCATCGACTCTTGA
- a CDS encoding tyrosine recombinase XerC — MNPFLERFITHLETEKGFSAHTIRAYRNDIEQFFESVAQMLGLSEERIDIDNDIDPLVIRGYLAGLYDHHRKSSIGRKISAVRSFFRFLVRRGLVRKNPAEHVATPKAEKPIPVFLPVDDMFRLLDGIDTGSLPGLRDKAMLEVLYSTGIRVSELTGMNEQDLDDRQGLIRIRGKGSKERIVPVGKRAIEAVRAYRKALEETRDLPSKPDEPAVFLGNRGKRISPRTVYRILEGWIRTCGIPFRISPHKIRHSFATHMLDAGAGLRSVQEMLGHQSLSTTQKYTHVSIDKLMAVYDKAHPRKSGA, encoded by the coding sequence ATGAACCCGTTCCTCGAGCGCTTCATCACCCATCTCGAAACGGAAAAAGGGTTTTCAGCGCACACCATCCGGGCGTATAGAAACGATATCGAGCAGTTTTTCGAGTCGGTCGCCCAGATGCTCGGCCTTTCGGAAGAGCGGATCGACATCGACAACGATATCGATCCATTGGTGATCCGGGGGTATCTTGCCGGGCTTTACGATCATCATCGAAAGAGTTCCATTGGACGAAAGATTTCGGCGGTACGTTCTTTTTTTCGTTTCCTGGTGCGCAGGGGGTTGGTCCGGAAGAATCCGGCCGAGCATGTGGCCACCCCGAAGGCAGAAAAACCCATCCCGGTATTTCTGCCGGTGGATGATATGTTTCGTTTGCTCGATGGTATCGATACGGGATCTCTTCCGGGGCTACGCGACAAGGCCATGCTTGAAGTGCTGTATTCGACGGGGATTCGCGTATCGGAACTGACCGGTATGAACGAGCAGGATTTAGATGACCGGCAGGGCCTCATTCGAATCCGCGGAAAAGGGTCGAAGGAGCGGATCGTTCCGGTTGGCAAGCGGGCCATCGAGGCTGTGCGGGCCTATCGCAAGGCCCTTGAAGAAACCCGCGACCTGCCGAGCAAACCGGATGAACCTGCGGTGTTTCTCGGCAATCGTGGAAAAAGAATCAGCCCGAGAACCGTCTATCGCATACTGGAGGGTTGGATCCGCACCTGCGGCATCCCTTTCCGCATTTCCCCCCACAAGATCAGGCATTCCTTTGCAACGCACATGCTGGATGCGGGGGCTGGGCTTCGGAGTGTCCAGGAAATGCTGGGGCACCAAAGTCTCTCGACTACCCAGAAATATACCCATGTATCGATCGACAAACTGATGGCCGTCTATGACAAGGCGCATCCCCGCAAGAGCGGGGCTTGA
- a CDS encoding Rho termination factor N-terminal domain-containing protein, with amino-acid sequence MGGKKKAEKQKPLDKMTVKDLRDLAKQETDLQGVFGMNKAELIGAISKARGIVLEEPKKTSSSVREIKAKMRGLKAVRENVLKESNEKMAGILKKRINRLKKLTRRVG; translated from the coding sequence ATGGGTGGAAAAAAGAAAGCGGAAAAACAGAAACCTCTCGACAAAATGACCGTGAAGGATTTGCGGGACCTTGCCAAGCAGGAGACCGATCTGCAGGGTGTGTTTGGAATGAACAAGGCGGAGCTCATCGGGGCCATCAGCAAAGCCAGGGGAATTGTGCTGGAAGAACCCAAAAAGACCAGTTCCTCGGTGCGCGAGATCAAGGCGAAGATGCGAGGACTCAAAGCGGTTCGTGAAAATGTGCTGAAGGAATCGAACGAAAAGATGGCCGGCATTCTGAAGAAGCGCATCAACAGGCTGAAAAAATTGACCCGTCGGGTCGGCTGA
- the hslV gene encoding ATP-dependent protease subunit HslV, which translates to MQTDHRGRFSPFHGTTVLAVRRNGRVIVAGDGQVTMNDTIVKHRARKVRRIYHDRIIVGFAGATADALTLSEKLEAKLEKSNGNLTRAAVDLARDWRTDKMLRRLEALMVAADAGKTYLLSGTGDIIEPDEDIIAIGSGAVAAQAAATALMRHSPLDPLEIVKHAMAIAASLCVYTNSEITIEEITSNGSIEAG; encoded by the coding sequence ATGCAGACCGATCACCGAGGCAGGTTTTCGCCATTTCACGGCACAACGGTTCTGGCGGTTCGAAGGAACGGCCGGGTGATCGTCGCCGGGGATGGCCAGGTCACGATGAACGATACGATCGTCAAGCATCGGGCACGAAAGGTGCGACGCATCTATCATGACCGCATCATCGTCGGATTTGCCGGAGCAACGGCCGATGCCTTGACCCTTTCCGAAAAGCTCGAGGCCAAGCTGGAGAAGAGCAACGGCAATCTGACACGGGCGGCCGTGGACCTGGCGCGGGACTGGCGCACCGACAAGATGCTCAGAAGGCTCGAGGCCCTCATGGTTGCCGCCGATGCCGGCAAGACGTATCTGCTGAGCGGGACCGGCGACATCATCGAACCGGACGAAGATATCATCGCGATCGGATCCGGCGCCGTTGCTGCGCAGGCGGCCGCTACGGCACTGATGCGTCACAGTCCGCTCGATCCACTGGAGATTGTGAAGCATGCCATGGCGATAGCCGCATCGCTCTGTGTGTATACCAACTCCGAAATCACCATCGAGGAAATCACATCGAATGGAAGTATTGAAGCCGGTTGA
- a CDS encoding HAD family hydrolase, with translation MNLIAFDMDGVIVDVSSSYREMIPLIARKFFEPSPDAAALPTPIISLEDIAWIRNQGGWNNDWDLSALVISLALSTMQLAIPESAGDAWTLWRTTLQSCKLTGLIDYLNSVPMPISTRFRQLGAFRHPFVDLMDQGDIETGNVIRRLFQELYLGSDLFRATYSLEPKSHRGPGLIETERLLIPVSFFERLSEQHILAIATGRPFAEAFYTLRLFGIENYFSRILTLDDCDLATDWTLALSHDRPSLEKPDPFMLNAIYAGLERPVEGQFYIGDMPDDMKAAKRASPSFTAIGLLSSDAAPEELKRRLVEAGADMLVESVDELERIVTGSEPVSPVQHP, from the coding sequence GTGAACCTGATTGCATTTGACATGGACGGCGTCATCGTGGACGTCTCTTCCTCCTATCGGGAGATGATACCGCTCATCGCCCGAAAATTCTTTGAACCTTCTCCGGATGCCGCAGCGCTGCCGACCCCCATAATTTCGCTGGAGGATATCGCCTGGATCCGGAACCAGGGGGGGTGGAACAACGACTGGGATCTGTCTGCCCTCGTCATCAGTCTTGCCTTGTCCACCATGCAGCTCGCTATTCCGGAATCCGCAGGTGATGCATGGACCCTTTGGCGAACAACCCTTCAATCCTGCAAACTCACCGGTCTCATCGATTACCTGAATTCGGTGCCAATGCCCATATCAACTCGGTTCCGGCAACTGGGGGCCTTTCGCCATCCGTTTGTCGATTTGATGGACCAGGGAGATATCGAAACGGGCAACGTGATCCGCAGACTCTTTCAGGAACTGTATCTGGGTTCCGATCTTTTTCGGGCGACATATTCGCTTGAGCCGAAAAGCCATCGCGGTCCGGGGTTGATCGAAACCGAACGGCTACTGATTCCCGTGTCTTTTTTTGAACGGCTTTCCGAGCAGCACATTTTGGCTATCGCTACGGGAAGGCCTTTTGCGGAAGCTTTTTATACACTTCGGCTTTTCGGAATCGAAAATTACTTTTCCCGCATCCTGACGCTCGATGATTGCGACCTTGCTACGGATTGGACACTGGCCCTTTCTCATGATCGCCCTTCTCTCGAAAAGCCCGATCCTTTCATGCTCAATGCCATTTATGCGGGTCTGGAGCGACCGGTCGAGGGCCAGTTCTATATCGGTGATATGCCGGATGATATGAAGGCTGCCAAACGTGCATCTCCTTCGTTCACGGCGATCGGTTTGCTGAGTTCGGATGCGGCTCCAGAAGAGCTGAAGCGTCGACTGGTTGAAGCCGGAGCCGATATGCTGGTCGAATCGGTGGACGAGCTGGAGCGTATTGTTACCGGAAGCGAACCTGTTTCTCCGGTGCAGCATCCATGA
- a CDS encoding 5' nucleotidase, NT5C type, whose product MIHPDTLAFDVDGVLADTMGLFLAIASEEYRIDRVSYHDITCYELSDCLDIDPAIIDAIIGKILDGDYAAPLMPIAGASQVVNRLAQAADPVLFVTARPYPGPIRDWIETQMSLSNRCYELVTTGSFEAKAQALHERGICHFVDDRLETCYHLQEAGIEPIVFAQPWNRKRHPFREVASWQEIQALIAWPPAESPTV is encoded by the coding sequence ATGATCCATCCAGATACCCTTGCTTTTGATGTGGATGGCGTGCTTGCCGATACGATGGGGCTTTTCCTGGCCATTGCTTCCGAAGAATACCGGATCGACCGGGTATCGTATCACGACATCACCTGCTATGAATTGAGCGACTGTCTCGATATCGATCCCGCCATCATCGATGCGATCATCGGGAAAATCCTGGACGGGGATTACGCTGCGCCACTGATGCCCATTGCCGGCGCCTCCCAGGTCGTCAACCGACTGGCTCAGGCTGCCGATCCGGTTCTGTTCGTTACGGCAAGGCCGTATCCTGGTCCTATCCGGGATTGGATCGAAACCCAGATGTCGCTGAGCAACCGCTGCTACGAGCTGGTGACGACAGGCTCTTTCGAGGCCAAGGCGCAGGCACTTCACGAGCGGGGAATTTGCCATTTTGTCGATGATCGGCTCGAAACCTGTTACCATTTGCAGGAAGCAGGAATCGAGCCGATCGTCTTCGCTCAGCCGTGGAACAGGAAACGGCACCCATTCCGGGAGGTTGCATCCTGGCAGGAGATCCAGGCTCTTATTGCCTGGCCTCCGGCTGAAAGTCCAACCGTATGA